In the genome of Dermatobacter hominis, the window GGACGGCGTGTTCGCGCTGCACCAGGCGTGTGCCGACGGCATCGACCGCAGGGCGGTGCACCGGGCGGCCAGCTCGGGCCTGATCGTGCCGATCCGCCACGGCGTCTACCGCTTCACCGCCACGCCGTCGTCGGTGCGCCGGGAGGTCAGGGCCGCCGTCCTCTCCGTCGGCGACGGCGCCAGGGCGAGCCACGAGTCGAGCCTCCACCTGCACGGGGTCCCGAACCTCCCGATCGCCGGGCCCGTCGTCTCGGTGCCGCCGGGCCGGCGGGCGAACCACCCCGGCATCCGCGTCCACCGCCTGGTCGACCAGCGTGCCGACCACCTCATCGAGGTCGCGGGGATCCCGACGACCACGCCGGCCCGGGCGATCGTAGACGTCTCGTCGGTGTTCTCCCGACCGCGGATGGAGTGGGTGCTCGACCAGGTGACGATCACGTCCCGGCTCGTGACGCCGGGGGCGATCGCCCGGGTGTTCCGCCAGATCAACCACCGTGGCCGCCGCAACATCGCGGCGCTGGGCGAGCTGCTCGACGAGCGGGTCGCCGCCGGGACGGTCGACCGCAGCACGCTCGAGCGGCAGATGGACGAGCTGCTGGCGCCGACCTCGCTCCCGCGCCCGACCAAGGAGCACCCGATCCCGTCCCTGGCCCCGGGCGAGGGGTTCGCCGACCGGGCGTGGGCCGAGGCGCTGCTCATCCTCGAGATCGACGGTCGGCCGTACCACGAGCGACGGCTCGCGATGCGCCGGGACCGGGCACGGGACCGGGCGGCCGCCCGGATGGGCTGGCAGACGATGCGGGTCCTCGACGAGGAGGTGGCCGACGAGCCGGACCTCGTGATCGCCGACCTCGTCGACACGCACGCCATGCGCGTCGCCCAGCTCCGCGGCACGACCATCGCGTGACCGCCCCGCCCCGTCCACCGTCCCCCGACCACCCGTCCCCCAGCCAGCGGTCCGCCCGGCGAACTCGTACGCCGTGCGCCACATCCGGGTCGGTCACGTACAAGTTCGTCGTGGCCCGGGGATTTTGTACGCGGCCGACGTGCATGGGGTTCGTGGCGTACAACTTCGGTGGGGGGCGGTTCGGTGGGGGGTCGGGGCGGTGGGGGGCCGGTCGGTGGGGCGGCCGGGGCGGGGTGGGGGCGGGGCGTACAAGTTCGGGGGCCGCGCCCGGGGGCGGGGCATACAAGTTCGGTGGTGGGCTCGGTCAGCGGGCGAGCCAGCCGCCGTCGACGGCGAGGATGTGACCGGTCACGTAGGTGGAGGCGTCGCCGGCCAGGTACAGCAGCGCTCCGTCGAGCTCGGCCAGCTCGCCGGCCCGGCCCATCGGCGTGTTGCGGACGATGAAGGCCTGGCCGCCCTCGTCGTCGAACATCTCGGCCTGGGTCATCTCGGACGGGAACCAGCCCGGCGCGATCGCGTTGACCCGCACGCCCTTGCGGCCCCACTCGCACCCGAGCTGCCGGGTGAGGTTCACGACCGCGCCCTTCGAGGCGCAGTACGAGACCTCCTTGATCGGTGCCGAGGCGGCCATGCCGAGCACCGACGCGATGTTGACGATGCTGCCCCGGCCCGCGTCGAGCATGTGCCGTCCGGCGAGCTGGGCGAGGTGGAACGTGGCGGTCACGTTCAGGTCCATCGTGCGCTCGAACTGCTCGATGGTCTCCGTCTCGGCCGGGGTCGGCACGCCGTAGCCGGCGTTGTTGACGAGCACGTCCACCCGCCCCGCCACGTCGACGGCCGCCTCGACCAGGCGCTCCCGGTCACCGGCGTCGGTGAGGTCGGCGGCGACCGGGACCACGCGCTCCCCCAGCTGGGCGGCCAGCTCGTCGAGCCGGTCGGCCCGCCGGGCCGCCACCACGACGGTCGCACCGGCGCCGTGCAGCACCCGGGCGAAGCGGTCGCCGAGCCCCGACGACGCACCGGTGACGATGGCGACTCGCCCGTCGAGGCGGAACAGGCGTGCGGGGTCGAGCGGGTCAGCGGCGGCGGTCACGGGCCGCAACGTAGCGGCGGCGGGGCGGGCCGGCCGACGGGTGTGACAGCCTGAACCCCGGGGGACGCGCGATCGAGGGGGATGCACGTGCGCTTCGGGATCTTCTACGAGCACCAGCTGCCGAGGCCCTGGGAGGCCGACAGCGAGGAGCGGCTGCTGCGCGACGCGCTCGACCAGGTCGAGCTCGCCGACCGGCTCGGCATCCAGCACGTCTGGGAGGTCGAGCACCACTTCCTCGAGGAGTACTCCCACTCGTCCGCACCCGAGCTCTTCCTCGCCGCGGCCAGCCAGCGCACGGAGCAGATCCGCCTCGGCCACGGCATCGTCCTGACCGCGCCGCAGTTCAACCACCCCGTCCGGGTCGCCGAGCGCATCGCCACGCTCGACCTCCTCTCGGGCGGGCGCGTCGAGTTCGGCTCGGGCGAGTCGAGCTCCGAGGCCGAGCTCGGTGCGTTCGGCGTCGAGTACGACCGCAAGCGCGACGCCTGGCTCGAGGGCCTGCAGGTCGCGATCCGGTGCATGACCGAGTCGCCGTTCACCGGCCACGACGGCGAGTTCGTGCAGCTGCCGCCCCGCAACGTCGTGCCCAAGCCGGTGCAGCGCCCGCACCCGCCGCTCTGGGTGGCGTGCTCGCGCCGCGACACGATCCTGATGGCCGCCGAGAAGGGCATGGGCGCGCTGAGCTTCGCGTTCATCGACCCCGAGGAGGCTGCCCGCTGGATGGGCGACTACCGCTCGACGATGGCGGAGCGGTGCGTGCCGGTGGGCCACACGGTCAACCCGAACGTCGCCGTGGTCTCACCGATGATGCTGTGCGACGACGAGGAGGAGGCGCTGCGCCGAGGGCTCGAGGGCGCCAACTTCTTCGGCTACTCGCTCGCGCACTTCTACGTGTTCGGCGAGCACCGCCCCGCCGAGACCGACGTCTGGCGGGAGTTCCAGGAGCGCCGTGACCAGATGGGCTACTCGGCGGAGACCGAGGTGGCCCTGGCGCAGGAGCGCCTCGGCGCCAAGGTCGCCGCCGGCGACACGACCGGTCTGCGCGGCGCCATCGGCACCCCCGACCAGGTCCGGGACTTCCTCCGCCGCTACGAGGAGGCCGGCGTCGACCAGGTGATCTTCGTCCTGCAGGCGGGCCACAACCGCCACGACCACATCATGGAGAGCATCGAGCGGTTCGGCACCGAGATCCTCCCGGAGTTCGCCGAGCGCGACGACGCCGCCCAGGCCGGCAAGGCCGCCGAGTACGAGCCGATCGTCGAGGCGGCGCTGCGCCGCCGGGCCGAGGCGCTCGAGGCCGATCCTCCCCCGGCGCTCCCCGAGGACTACGTCATCACCGCCATCCCCAAGCGCATGGTCGACGACGCGAAGAGCGAGGTCGGCCAGCAGTTCCTCGACGCCATCGCCACCGAGACCGCCGAGGGCCGGGGCGACACGATGTCGAACCTCCTCGGCTGACCGGCCGGCCGGCCCGCTCGGACGCTCTGTCACGGCTGGAGGTGCCGATCAGCACCTCCAGGCGTGACAGAGCACGTGGGCGGCCGGAGGGCGCAGCGGAGCCGTTCCGGCGGGAGCAGCCGGTAGCGTCGGGTCGTGTCGGATCCTGACGTCGTCCACCCGGACAAGGGCTTCACCCACATCGCCCTGCAGGTGTCGGACCTCGACCGCAGCCTCGCCTTCTACGAGCGCTACGCGGACATGACGCCCGTGCACCGCCGGACCAGCTCCGACGGCGTGCGGGTGGCCTGGATCACCGACCACACCCGGCCGTTCGTGATCGTCCTGCTGGAGACGACGGTGACGGCACCGCTCGGCGGCTGGAACCACCTCGGGATCGGCGTGCACTCGCGCGACGAGGTGGACCGGCGGGTGGCGTCGGCCGTGGCCGAGGGCTACCTCACCGCGGGCCCGCACGACTCCGGCCCTCCGGCGGGCTACTACGGGATCGTCGTCGACCCCGACGGCCACAACCTCGAGATCGCCTTCGGCCAGGAGGTGACGTTCACGGTCACCCACGACCTCACGACGCCCCCCGGGAGGGCCGGAAGCGCTTCAGGCGCAGCGAGTTCGTGACCACGAACAGGCTCGAGCACGCCATCGCCGCGCCCGCCAGCATCGGGTTGAGCCACCCGATCGCGGCGACGGGCAGCGCCGCCACGTTGTAGGCGAACGCCCAGAACAGGTTGCCCTTGATCGTCCCGAGGGTCCGCCGCGACAGCTCGACGGCGTCGGGCGCGGCGCGGAGGTCGCCGGTGACGAGCGTCAGGTCCGACGCCTCCATGGCCGCGTCGGTGCCGGTGCCCATGGCGATGCCGAGGTCCGACGCCGCGAGCGCGGCGGCGTCGTTGACGCCGTCGCCCACCATGGCCACGACCCGGCCCCGCTCCTGCAGCCGCCGCACCTCGTCGACCTTGCCCTCGGGGAGCACGCCGGCGATCACCTCGTCGATGCCGACCTGCGCTGCGACCGCCCGGGCCGGCGCCTCGGCGTCGCCGGTCAGCAGCACCGGCTCGAGGCCGAGCGACCGGAGCTCGGCGACCGCCCGGGCCGAGGTGGCCTTGGGCGTGTCGGCGACGGCCAGGAGCACGCGCACCCGGCCACCCCACCCGCCGGCCACGACGGTGCGCCCGAGGGAGCCCTGGTCGTCGAGCGCGGCCGCCAGGTCGTCGGGGAGGACGAGGCCCTCGTCGACGAGGTGGGCGGGCCGACCGACGACCACCTCGTGCACCTCGCCGTCGACCGGGACCGTGCCCGCGACCCCGAGGCCCGCCCGGTTGCGGAAGCCCTCGACGGACGGCAGCGGGCCTCCCGGCCGCTCGGCCGCAGCGGCGACGACCGCCCGGGCGATCGGGTGCTCCGACGCGGACTCGAGCGCGGCGACGGTGCGCAGCGCGCCGTCGGGGTCCTCGCCGGCGGCGGCCACGACGTCGACGACCTCCATCACGCCGGTCGTGACCGTGCCCGTCTTGTCGAGGACGACCGTGTCGACCTGCCGGGTCGATTCGAGCACCTCGGGGCCCTTGATGAGGATGCCGAGCTGGGCGCCCCGGCCGGTACCGACGAGCAGCGCCACCGGGGTCGCCAGCCCGAGGGCGCAGGGGCAGGCGATGATCAGCACCGCGACCGCCGCCGAGAACCCGCGCGACGGCTCGCCGAGCAGCGCCCACACCGCCAGCGTGGCGAGCGCGAGCACGATCACGATCGGCACGAACACGGCCGAGACCCGATCGGCCAGGCGCTGCACGTCGGCCTTGCCCGCCTGGGCGTCGGACACCAGCTGCGCCATCCGGGCGAGCTGGGTGTCGGCGCCGACCCGGGCGACCCGCACGACCAGCCGGCCCGACTCGTTCACGGTGGCGCCGACCACGTCGTCGCCGGCGCCGACGTCGACCGGCACGCTCTCGCCGGTCAGCATGCTGGCGTCGACCGCCGAGGTCCCGTCGAGCACCACGCCGTCGGTGGCGATGCGCTCGCCGGGCCGGACGACGAACCGGTCGCCGACGACCAGCGCAGAGACCGGCACCCGCTCCTCGACCGTGCCGCCGTGGCCGTCGTCGACGACCCGGGTCGCGTCCTTGGCGCCGAGCGACAGCAGCGCCTGCAGCGCGGCTCCGGCGCTCCGCTTGGCCCGGGCCTCGAGGTACCGACCCAGCAGGATCACGGTCGGCACCGCGGCCGCCACCTCGAGGTAGGTGTGGTCGAGCGACCCGTCGGGGGCCGAGAAGAGCGCCGTCGACATCTGGGCGTCGGCCATGTGCGGGTCGCCGGCCTCGCCGAAGAACAGCGCCACCACCGAGTACGCGGAGGCGGCCAGGACGCCGATGGACACCAGCGTGTCCATCGTCGTGGCGCCGTGGCGCGCCGCGTTCCAGGCGGCCCGGTGGAAGGGCCAGGCGCCCCAGATCGCCACCGGCGAGGCCAGGGCCAGCAGCATCCACTGCCAGTTGCGGAACTGCAGCGCCGGGACCATCGCGATGGCGACGACGGGGATGCTCAGCGCCGCGCAGATCAGGACGCGGTCGCGCAGGGCCCGCACGCCCTCGTCGTCGGTCGGTCCGTGGTCGTGCGGCGCGTGACGGGCGCCCGCGGGCCCCTCGCGGTCCGACTCGTGGTCGACGCCGCCCCCGTGAGCGGAGCCGGCGGAGCCGGCCGGGCCCGGCGACGGCGTGGCGTCGTAGCCCGCGGCCCGCACCGCGCCCACGAGCTCGTCGACCTCGGTGCTGGTCGGGTCGTAGGCGACCCGGGCCCGGTGGAGGGCGTAGTTCACGGTCGCCTCGACGCCGTCGAGGCGGTTCAACCGCTTCTCGACCCGGTTGGCGCACGACGCGCACGTCATGCCGGTCACGTCG includes:
- a CDS encoding LLM class flavin-dependent oxidoreductase gives rise to the protein MRFGIFYEHQLPRPWEADSEERLLRDALDQVELADRLGIQHVWEVEHHFLEEYSHSSAPELFLAAASQRTEQIRLGHGIVLTAPQFNHPVRVAERIATLDLLSGGRVEFGSGESSSEAELGAFGVEYDRKRDAWLEGLQVAIRCMTESPFTGHDGEFVQLPPRNVVPKPVQRPHPPLWVACSRRDTILMAAEKGMGALSFAFIDPEEAARWMGDYRSTMAERCVPVGHTVNPNVAVVSPMMLCDDEEEALRRGLEGANFFGYSLAHFYVFGEHRPAETDVWREFQERRDQMGYSAETEVALAQERLGAKVAAGDTTGLRGAIGTPDQVRDFLRRYEEAGVDQVIFVLQAGHNRHDHIMESIERFGTEILPEFAERDDAAQAGKAAEYEPIVEAALRRRAEALEADPPPALPEDYVITAIPKRMVDDAKSEVGQQFLDAIATETAEGRGDTMSNLLG
- a CDS encoding VOC family protein, whose protein sequence is MSDPDVVHPDKGFTHIALQVSDLDRSLAFYERYADMTPVHRRTSSDGVRVAWITDHTRPFVIVLLETTVTAPLGGWNHLGIGVHSRDEVDRRVASAVAEGYLTAGPHDSGPPAGYYGIVVDPDGHNLEIAFGQEVTFTVTHDLTTPPGRAGSASGAASS
- a CDS encoding SDR family NAD(P)-dependent oxidoreductase, encoding MTAAADPLDPARLFRLDGRVAIVTGASSGLGDRFARVLHGAGATVVVAARRADRLDELAAQLGERVVPVAADLTDAGDRERLVEAAVDVAGRVDVLVNNAGYGVPTPAETETIEQFERTMDLNVTATFHLAQLAGRHMLDAGRGSIVNIASVLGMAASAPIKEVSYCASKGAVVNLTRQLGCEWGRKGVRVNAIAPGWFPSEMTQAEMFDDEGGQAFIVRNTPMGRAGELAELDGALLYLAGDASTYVTGHILAVDGGWLAR
- a CDS encoding heavy metal translocating P-type ATPase — translated: MTSHATDRSAPTTGPVAPSGSAELDLDVTGMTCASCANRVEKRLNRLDGVEATVNYALHRARVAYDPTSTEVDELVGAVRAAGYDATPSPGPAGSAGSAHGGGVDHESDREGPAGARHAPHDHGPTDDEGVRALRDRVLICAALSIPVVAIAMVPALQFRNWQWMLLALASPVAIWGAWPFHRAAWNAARHGATTMDTLVSIGVLAASAYSVVALFFGEAGDPHMADAQMSTALFSAPDGSLDHTYLEVAAAVPTVILLGRYLEARAKRSAGAALQALLSLGAKDATRVVDDGHGGTVEERVPVSALVVGDRFVVRPGERIATDGVVLDGTSAVDASMLTGESVPVDVGAGDDVVGATVNESGRLVVRVARVGADTQLARMAQLVSDAQAGKADVQRLADRVSAVFVPIVIVLALATLAVWALLGEPSRGFSAAVAVLIIACPCALGLATPVALLVGTGRGAQLGILIKGPEVLESTRQVDTVVLDKTGTVTTGVMEVVDVVAAAGEDPDGALRTVAALESASEHPIARAVVAAAAERPGGPLPSVEGFRNRAGLGVAGTVPVDGEVHEVVVGRPAHLVDEGLVLPDDLAAALDDQGSLGRTVVAGGWGGRVRVLLAVADTPKATSARAVAELRSLGLEPVLLTGDAEAPARAVAAQVGIDEVIAGVLPEGKVDEVRRLQERGRVVAMVGDGVNDAAALAASDLGIAMGTGTDAAMEASDLTLVTGDLRAAPDAVELSRRTLGTIKGNLFWAFAYNVAALPVAAIGWLNPMLAGAAMACSSLFVVTNSLRLKRFRPSRGAS
- a CDS encoding type IV toxin-antitoxin system AbiEi family antitoxin domain-containing protein; translation: MGIDDLAAMAAIAAAQDGVFALHQACADGIDRRAVHRAASSGLIVPIRHGVYRFTATPSSVRREVRAAVLSVGDGARASHESSLHLHGVPNLPIAGPVVSVPPGRRANHPGIRVHRLVDQRADHLIEVAGIPTTTPARAIVDVSSVFSRPRMEWVLDQVTITSRLVTPGAIARVFRQINHRGRRNIAALGELLDERVAAGTVDRSTLERQMDELLAPTSLPRPTKEHPIPSLAPGEGFADRAWAEALLILEIDGRPYHERRLAMRRDRARDRAAARMGWQTMRVLDEEVADEPDLVIADLVDTHAMRVAQLRGTTIA